In Lachnospiraceae bacterium, the DNA window GTATGCTCCCGTATTCTTGAAGGGAGGATAAAAAGCGCTGCCTTTTCCGGTAAAATTTAATTCCATGCCTTTCCTCCTTAATGGGTATTTTCAGCGATCATTCCTTGATGCCGGCACTTACAAAGCTGCTCATAAACTGTTTCTGGGCAACTAAGAAGGCTAAGAGCAGAGGAACAATGATGATAAAGGCTGCAGCACACACATTGGCCCACTGCATGTTAGCCTCCTTTGATTTTGCAAAAATAGCAAGTCCTACAGTCAGTGTACGGTTAGTAGGAGAATTAGTTACGATCAAAGGCCACAGATAGTTGTTCCAGTGGTAGCTGACAGAGATAACGGCAAAGGAAAGATATGCCGGTTTTGCACAGGGCATGTATACACCCCAGATGGTCTGCCATGTGTTGGCACCGTCGATCTTTGCGGCTTCAGCCAGTGCCTTTGGAATAGATTTAAAGTGCTGGCGGAGCAAGAAGATAGCCATGGCACTGCCGTAGAATGGAAGCATCATACCGATCTTGCTATCGATCAGCTTTAAGTCAGACAGAGTCATGAAGTTTGGTGTGATCAGAACGTCATTTGGGATAATGATCTGCATAAAGATCACAGCAAATACCAGTGCCTGTCCCTTGAAATCCAGAACGGCCAGCGCATAGGCAGCCAGAGTGGAAGTAAAGAACTGTACGGCAAAGGTGCATACTACCAGTGTCAGGGTGTTGATGTAATAGGTGCCAAATGGAATAGCATTCCATACATATTTAATATTGTCCAGTGTAAACGCTGTTGTTGGGAACAGTGTCATATGGAAGGATGGAACAGAAAATGCGGTTCCGATCAGCCAGATAAGTGGGATTAGCCAAAGCAGGCCTAAAATAACGGAAAATGCGGTGATCCCGGCACCGATCAAATGTTTTTTCTGCATGGTGTAAGGCCTCCTTTAGTTGTACTGGATCTTCTTGTCCTGGCTTAAGAAACGAGGAAGTGCTACTACCATAAGCAGAAGCAGCATAACCGTTGTCAGTGCAGAAGATACGCCGTAGTTGAAGTTTGTAAATCCCTGCTGGTAAATGTAGTACAGAAGCAGTGTGGAAGCGTTGTTTGGAGCTCCCTCTGTCATAATGACTACATGATCCACCAGCTTAAAGCTGTTGGTCAGCGCAATGGTGGATACAAACAGGAAGGTCGGTGCAAGAAGCGGTAAGGTGATCTTGCGGAAAATAGTCCAGGAGTTAGCACCGTCAATGCGTGCTGCCTCATTTACATCGGTAGAAATGCTCTGGATACCGGAAAGGAAGAATACCATCAGATATCCGG includes these proteins:
- a CDS encoding carbohydrate ABC transporter permease, which produces MQKKHLIGAGITAFSVILGLLWLIPLIWLIGTAFSVPSFHMTLFPTTAFTLDNIKYVWNAIPFGTYYINTLTLVVCTFAVQFFTSTLAAYALAVLDFKGQALVFAVIFMQIIIPNDVLITPNFMTLSDLKLIDSKIGMMLPFYGSAMAIFLLRQHFKSIPKALAEAAKIDGANTWQTIWGVYMPCAKPAYLSFAVISVSYHWNNYLWPLIVTNSPTNRTLTVGLAIFAKSKEANMQWANVCAAAFIIIVPLLLAFLVAQKQFMSSFVSAGIKE